Proteins from one Mycobacterium sp. HUMS_12744610 genomic window:
- a CDS encoding cutinase family protein, with protein sequence MVVTAAASAAADGDPCPDVQVIFARGTGEPPGPGATGQAFTDALSARLPNTSIDVYPVDYPASLDFNRAADGVADASHKVIDTAAGCPNTKIVVGGYSQGAAIAAYLTADSIPPGYPLPPGISGPLPASTARHVSAVTLFAKPSNRFLDIVDRSAPPMSIGHLYAGKTLELCATDDPVCSATGFNRAAHSSYRFNGMTDQAADFAASAIHGNR encoded by the coding sequence ATGGTGGTGACTGCCGCGGCCAGCGCCGCCGCGGACGGCGACCCGTGTCCCGATGTCCAGGTCATCTTCGCCCGCGGCACCGGAGAACCACCCGGTCCCGGCGCGACCGGTCAGGCGTTCACCGATGCGCTGAGCGCCCGACTGCCCAACACCTCCATCGACGTCTACCCGGTCGACTACCCGGCATCGCTCGATTTCAACAGGGCCGCCGACGGCGTCGCCGACGCCAGCCACAAAGTCATCGACACGGCCGCCGGTTGCCCCAACACCAAGATCGTGGTGGGCGGCTACTCGCAGGGCGCCGCGATCGCGGCCTATCTCACCGCCGACAGCATCCCGCCCGGATACCCGCTACCGCCTGGGATCAGCGGCCCGTTGCCGGCGAGCACCGCGCGGCATGTGTCGGCGGTGACGCTGTTCGCCAAGCCGTCCAACCGCTTCCTCGACATCGTCGACCGCAGCGCCCCGCCCATGTCCATCGGGCATCTCTACGCCGGCAAGACCCTCGAATTGTGCGCCACCGACGATCCGGTGTGCTCGGCCACGGGATTCAACCGTGCCGCCCACAGCTCCTACCGGTTCAACGGAATGACCGACCAGGCGGCCGACTTCGCCGCATCGGCGATTCACGGCAACCGCTGA
- a CDS encoding class I SAM-dependent methyltransferase has product MSQPTREMFESAYRGETPEMGAGNRPPWSIGEPQPEIAALIDAGKFHGHVLDAGCGEAAVSLYLAERGFTTVGLDQSPTAIAMAREEAARRGLSNATFEVADISSFAGYDGRFGTIVDSTLFHSMPVELREGYQRSIVRAAAPGASYFVLTFDREGMPADGPVNPVTEAELREAVSPHWVVDDIRPARIHANVPESFVQGHDSFAGADIRDEANGRKSMRAWLLSAHLG; this is encoded by the coding sequence ATGTCACAGCCCACCCGAGAAATGTTCGAATCCGCCTACCGGGGCGAAACTCCCGAAATGGGCGCGGGCAACCGGCCGCCGTGGAGCATCGGCGAGCCGCAGCCCGAGATCGCGGCACTCATCGACGCCGGGAAGTTCCACGGCCACGTGCTCGACGCCGGCTGCGGCGAGGCCGCGGTGTCGCTGTACCTGGCCGAGCGCGGGTTCACCACGGTGGGCCTGGACCAGTCCCCCACCGCCATCGCCATGGCCCGCGAGGAAGCCGCCCGGCGCGGGCTGAGCAACGCCACGTTCGAGGTCGCCGACATCAGCTCCTTCGCTGGCTATGACGGCCGGTTCGGCACCATCGTGGACTCCACGCTGTTCCACTCGATGCCCGTCGAGCTGCGCGAGGGCTACCAGCGCTCGATCGTGCGGGCGGCGGCGCCCGGCGCGTCCTACTTCGTGCTGACCTTCGACCGCGAGGGCATGCCGGCCGACGGTCCGGTCAACCCGGTCACCGAAGCCGAACTGCGCGAGGCGGTTTCGCCCCACTGGGTGGTCGACGACATCCGGCCGGCGCGCATCCACGCCAACGTGCCCGAGAGCTTCGTGCAGGGCCATGACTCTTTCGCCGGCGCCGACATCCGCGACGAGGCCAACGGCCGCAAGTCAATGCGGGCGTGGCTGCTGTCCGCGCATCTGGGCTAG
- a CDS encoding LLM class F420-dependent oxidoreductase produces the protein MRIGVVFPQTELGGDRAAVRAYGRRVEELGFTHILAYDHVVGADPRVHRDWQGPYDIDSTFHEPFVMFGYLAAVTSLELVTGIIILPQRQTVLVAKQAAEVDLLTGGRFRLGVGLGWNAVEYEALGESFTNRGRRSEEQVELMRRLWTERSVTFSGKYHTMTAAGLAPLPTQRPIPVWFGAASDRAYERAGRLGDGWFPMVEPGPKLDHARDRVNAAAAAAGRDVDGLGMEGRVSWTGDPDKVARDLEAWKAAGATHVSVNTMNAGLATVDDHLAALERVAADLM, from the coding sequence GTGCGTATCGGAGTGGTATTCCCCCAGACGGAACTCGGCGGCGATCGGGCGGCCGTCCGCGCCTACGGCCGGCGCGTCGAAGAACTCGGCTTCACCCACATTCTCGCCTACGACCACGTGGTGGGCGCCGACCCGCGGGTGCACCGGGACTGGCAGGGCCCCTACGACATCGACTCGACGTTTCACGAGCCGTTCGTCATGTTCGGATACCTGGCCGCGGTGACCTCCCTGGAGCTCGTGACCGGCATCATCATCCTGCCGCAGCGCCAGACGGTGCTGGTGGCCAAGCAGGCCGCCGAAGTCGACCTGCTGACCGGGGGGCGCTTTCGGCTCGGTGTCGGCCTGGGCTGGAACGCCGTCGAATACGAGGCCCTCGGCGAGAGCTTCACCAACCGCGGCAGGCGCTCGGAGGAGCAGGTCGAGCTCATGCGCAGGCTGTGGACCGAGCGCTCGGTCACGTTCTCCGGGAAGTACCACACCATGACCGCGGCGGGTCTGGCCCCGCTGCCCACCCAACGGCCCATCCCGGTGTGGTTCGGCGCCGCCTCCGACCGCGCGTACGAACGTGCCGGACGCCTCGGCGACGGCTGGTTTCCGATGGTGGAGCCCGGCCCCAAACTCGACCACGCACGCGATCGCGTGAACGCCGCCGCGGCGGCCGCCGGTCGCGACGTCGACGGCCTGGGGATGGAGGGCCGGGTCAGCTGGACCGGCGACCCCGACAAGGTCGCCCGCGACCTCGAGGCCTGGAAGGCGGCCGGGGCCACCCATGTCTCGGTCAACACCATGAACGCCGGCCTGGCGACCGTCGACGACCATCTCGCCGCGCTGGAACGCGTCGCCGCCGACCTGATGTAG
- a CDS encoding class I SAM-dependent methyltransferase: MSRTENDTWDLASSVGATATAVAASRATASQGPNALLNDPWADPLVRAVGIDTFIKLIDGEIQRSDDPLLNRQAMNEQITVRTRFFDDFFIQATGSGIKQAVILASGLDTRAYRLPWPADTVVYEIDQPQVIEFKTRTLAGLGAEPAAQRRTVAIDLRGDWPAALQAAGFDAGRPTAWSAEGLLVYLPPEAQDRLFDNIAALSAPGSRIATEHLDLRNIPSDWAQKLTERSRRLGSNINLAELFYTGDRNTAAEYLAGHGWRVDIRTTEQAYAENGFDLPNDDLASFGDASGYLTATLT; the protein is encoded by the coding sequence ATGAGCCGCACGGAAAACGACACCTGGGATCTGGCGTCCAGCGTCGGCGCCACCGCCACGGCGGTCGCCGCATCGCGCGCGACGGCGTCCCAGGGCCCAAACGCGTTGCTGAACGACCCGTGGGCTGACCCGCTGGTCCGGGCGGTGGGCATCGACACGTTCATCAAGCTCATCGACGGCGAGATCCAGCGCTCCGACGATCCCCTGCTGAACCGCCAGGCCATGAACGAGCAGATCACCGTGCGCACCCGGTTCTTCGACGACTTCTTCATCCAGGCCACGGGCTCCGGCATCAAACAGGCGGTGATCCTGGCGTCCGGGCTCGACACCAGGGCCTACCGGCTGCCGTGGCCGGCCGACACGGTCGTCTACGAGATCGACCAGCCCCAGGTCATCGAATTCAAGACGCGGACGCTGGCCGGGTTGGGCGCCGAACCCGCCGCGCAGCGGCGCACCGTCGCGATCGACCTGCGCGGCGACTGGCCGGCCGCGCTGCAAGCGGCCGGCTTCGACGCCGGGCGACCGACGGCGTGGAGCGCCGAAGGCCTGCTGGTGTACCTGCCGCCCGAGGCGCAGGACCGCCTGTTCGACAACATCGCCGCGCTGTCGGCACCGGGCAGCCGGATCGCCACCGAACACCTGGACCTGCGCAACATCCCGTCGGACTGGGCGCAAAAGCTCACCGAGCGGTCGCGGCGGCTGGGTTCCAACATCAACCTGGCCGAGTTGTTCTACACCGGCGACCGCAACACCGCCGCCGAGTACCTCGCCGGCCACGGCTGGCGGGTCGACATCCGAACGACCGAGCAGGCCTACGCCGAGAACGGCTTCGATCTGCCGAACGACGACCTGGCCTCGTTCGGCGACGCGTCCGGCTACCTGACGGCAACCCTGACCTAA
- a CDS encoding cytochrome c oxidase assembly protein, producing MHVDPGPLTWGATVHTWHLDLVSAVLIAVLGTVYAWCYRRGGDAAERPAGPAQAVCFGAGIALWVLATTSAIGAYSYALFWVRALQVLLLLYVAPLFLALGRPVTVVRGALGQAGRARADRLLASPIARVLAHPATTSLAMLGTPWLLYLTPWYTSALVTEWIGAPTRILLVALGFGYFYARLQADPVPRRYSQLISLLITVGEALGDGVLGLVIWQGPLIGASYYAGLHRSWGPDQRLDQTIGAGILWILGDVVGLPFVLLLMRALARDEKAHAVRVDAELDATEDAGGQAAAPSGLWWENDPQLRERFGRG from the coding sequence ATGCACGTCGATCCGGGACCATTGACGTGGGGCGCCACGGTGCACACCTGGCATCTGGACCTGGTGTCCGCGGTGCTGATCGCCGTGCTGGGGACCGTATACGCGTGGTGCTACCGGCGCGGCGGCGACGCCGCCGAACGCCCGGCCGGCCCCGCGCAGGCGGTGTGTTTCGGCGCGGGGATCGCGCTGTGGGTGCTGGCCACGACGAGCGCGATCGGCGCCTATTCCTATGCTCTGTTCTGGGTGCGTGCCCTGCAGGTTCTGCTGCTGCTCTACGTCGCGCCGTTGTTCCTCGCCCTGGGCAGACCGGTCACCGTGGTGCGCGGCGCGCTGGGGCAGGCCGGGCGGGCGCGCGCCGATCGGTTGCTGGCCTCGCCGATCGCCCGGGTGCTCGCGCACCCGGCGACCACGTCGCTGGCGATGCTGGGCACGCCGTGGCTGCTCTACCTGACGCCCTGGTACACCTCGGCCCTGGTGACCGAGTGGATTGGCGCTCCGACCCGGATCCTGTTGGTGGCGCTGGGCTTCGGCTACTTCTACGCCCGGCTGCAAGCCGACCCGGTGCCCCGCAGGTACTCGCAGCTGATCTCGCTGCTGATCACCGTCGGCGAAGCGCTGGGCGACGGCGTGTTGGGGTTGGTCATCTGGCAGGGGCCGCTGATCGGTGCGTCGTATTACGCGGGGCTGCACCGCTCCTGGGGCCCCGACCAGCGGCTGGATCAGACGATCGGCGCCGGCATCCTGTGGATACTCGGCGACGTGGTCGGGTTGCCGTTCGTGCTGTTGCTGATGCGCGCGCTGGCACGCGACGAGAAGGCCCACGCGGTCCGGGTCGACGCCGAGCTGGACGCGACCGAAGACGCCGGCGGGCAGGCCGCCGCCCCGTCCGGGTTGTGGTGGGAGAACGACCCGCAACTGCGCGAGCGGTTCGGTCGCGGTTGA
- a CDS encoding SDR family NAD(P)-dependent oxidoreductase, giving the protein MGDGTPLEGKVAIVTGTSRGVGIGIAHELLRAGATVVGCSRGALDAMPGVSDNPDWARRSSQRACDQGDYRAIDEFVSGVVADYGRIDILVNNAGGTVPTPHVEDVPELVQRIQGAPQGADDLERTMLFHAFAIQMNLISPLWFAIRVFRQMRTQDGVGSIVNISSGAGHPAGSPTLVSYGAAKSGLNHMTRSLAQEWGPKARVNCLALGPTMTDNFKSFVLPKDDPDGARYFADVPLHRAGEPAEVGRATVFLCSGAADFINGTTIEIDGGMLPGVLYEAGLKTITDLL; this is encoded by the coding sequence ATGGGCGACGGGACACCGCTGGAGGGCAAGGTCGCCATCGTCACGGGAACGAGCCGCGGCGTCGGGATCGGCATCGCACACGAACTGCTGCGGGCCGGGGCGACCGTCGTCGGCTGCTCCCGCGGCGCACTGGACGCGATGCCGGGGGTGAGCGACAACCCGGACTGGGCGCGGCGCTCCTCGCAGCGGGCCTGCGACCAGGGCGACTACCGCGCGATCGACGAGTTCGTCTCGGGGGTGGTGGCCGACTACGGCCGCATCGACATCCTGGTCAACAACGCCGGCGGCACGGTCCCCACCCCGCACGTCGAGGATGTCCCCGAACTGGTCCAGCGCATCCAGGGCGCACCCCAGGGGGCCGACGACCTCGAACGCACGATGTTGTTCCACGCGTTCGCGATCCAGATGAACCTGATCAGTCCCCTGTGGTTCGCGATCAGGGTATTCCGCCAGATGCGCACGCAGGACGGGGTGGGTTCGATCGTCAACATCTCCAGCGGGGCGGGTCATCCCGCGGGTTCGCCGACGCTGGTCTCCTACGGCGCCGCCAAATCCGGGCTCAACCACATGACCCGGTCGCTGGCCCAGGAGTGGGGGCCCAAGGCGCGGGTGAATTGTCTGGCGCTGGGGCCGACGATGACCGACAACTTCAAGTCGTTCGTGCTGCCCAAGGACGACCCCGACGGCGCCCGGTACTTCGCCGACGTGCCGCTGCACCGCGCCGGCGAGCCGGCCGAGGTCGGGCGCGCCACGGTGTTCCTGTGCAGCGGCGCAGCCGATTTCATCAACGGCACCACGATCGAGATCGACGGGGGCATGCTGCCGGGCGTGCTCTACGAGGCGGGCCTCAAGACGATCACGGACCTGCTCTGA
- a CDS encoding dihydrodipicolinate reductase yields the protein MKSVVQYSTGNVGRHALQMIVERPDLRLAGVHAHGADKVGRDAARLCGLAEPTGIVATDDVDALVALGADCVVYTAQAETRPHQAIDEICRFLRAGTNVVGTSMVWLVAPRHADAWLTDPLTSACRDGGTSLYINGVDPGFSGDSLVYTALTLAGWATAITVSEICDYGSYDDAEFTGVSFGFGFAPDQRPIMFEPGVLASLWGGQVRSLAALLGVALGEVRERHENWVTPTQIDCTMMTVPPGRVAAVRFAVEGIHRGEPVITMEHVNRLTAAAAPDWPYPPDGRPGVHRVVVRGNPGVEINTHLGLDGVDHNQGGVVATAAPPGLLAAQDLPAAHARTAMW from the coding sequence CTGAAGAGCGTCGTCCAGTACTCCACCGGCAACGTCGGCCGGCACGCCCTGCAGATGATCGTCGAGCGTCCCGACCTTCGCCTGGCCGGCGTGCACGCCCACGGCGCCGACAAGGTGGGCCGCGACGCGGCACGGCTGTGCGGGCTGGCCGAGCCGACGGGGATCGTCGCCACCGACGACGTGGACGCGCTGGTGGCGCTGGGCGCCGACTGCGTGGTGTACACCGCCCAGGCCGAGACCCGCCCCCATCAGGCAATCGACGAGATCTGCCGTTTCCTGCGCGCGGGCACCAATGTGGTTGGCACATCGATGGTTTGGCTGGTCGCCCCGCGGCACGCCGACGCGTGGCTGACCGATCCGCTGACCAGCGCGTGCCGGGACGGCGGCACGTCGCTGTACATCAACGGCGTCGACCCGGGTTTCTCCGGGGACAGCCTGGTTTACACCGCGTTGACGCTGGCGGGGTGGGCCACCGCGATCACGGTGTCGGAGATCTGTGACTACGGCAGTTACGACGACGCCGAGTTCACCGGCGTCAGTTTCGGTTTCGGGTTCGCCCCGGATCAGCGTCCGATCATGTTCGAGCCGGGCGTGCTGGCCTCGCTGTGGGGCGGGCAGGTGCGGTCGCTGGCCGCCCTGCTCGGCGTCGCCCTCGGCGAGGTGCGCGAGCGGCACGAGAACTGGGTGACACCGACGCAGATCGACTGCACGATGATGACCGTCCCGCCCGGGCGGGTGGCCGCGGTCCGGTTCGCGGTGGAGGGGATCCACCGCGGCGAGCCGGTGATCACCATGGAGCACGTCAACCGGCTCACCGCCGCGGCGGCCCCCGACTGGCCCTACCCGCCCGACGGCAGGCCGGGCGTGCACCGCGTGGTGGTCCGGGGAAATCCGGGGGTGGAGATCAACACCCATCTGGGCCTCGACGGCGTCGACCACAACCAGGGCGGGGTCGTCGCCACCGCCGCGCCGCCGGGACTACTTGCCGCGCAGGATCTTCCGGCGGCCCATGCGCGCACCGCGATGTGGTGA
- a CDS encoding TetR/AcrR family transcriptional regulator, which translates to MAGKIAPRRPPGGGQERADRTRDRVLDETVRCVNEEGFAAASARHIAERAGVTWGVVQYHFGDRDGLLMAVADRGLADLVGALRTLPPATAGATRHERVRLVIDAAWEVFSSPTTRASLEILIATRARRDRRATVHLRRLQQAVNDLSRAVAAGLDSPHASAIGDLIWAAMRGLVVSQLVAGIPVDTTAERQALVEVICAYLDRHRAD; encoded by the coding sequence GTGGCGGGCAAGATCGCGCCCCGCCGGCCACCCGGCGGCGGTCAGGAGCGCGCAGACCGCACCCGCGATCGGGTGCTCGACGAAACCGTGCGCTGCGTCAACGAGGAGGGCTTCGCCGCCGCCAGCGCCCGCCACATCGCCGAGCGGGCCGGGGTCACGTGGGGCGTGGTGCAGTACCACTTCGGTGACCGGGACGGACTGCTGATGGCGGTCGCCGACCGCGGGCTGGCCGATCTCGTCGGCGCCCTGCGCACCCTGCCGCCCGCCACGGCGGGCGCCACCCGCCACGAGCGGGTGCGCCTGGTCATCGACGCGGCCTGGGAGGTGTTCTCCAGCCCGACGACGCGGGCGTCGCTGGAAATCCTGATCGCCACCAGGGCGCGTCGCGACCGACGTGCCACCGTGCACCTGCGCCGGTTGCAGCAGGCCGTCAACGACCTGAGTCGCGCCGTCGCCGCGGGCCTCGACAGCCCGCACGCCTCCGCGATCGGCGACCTGATCTGGGCGGCGATGCGCGGGCTGGTGGTCTCTCAGCTCGTCGCCGGGATACCGGTCGACACCACCGCCGAACGGCAGGCGCTCGTCGAGGTGATCTGCGCCTACCTCGACCGGCATCGCGCGGATTGA
- a CDS encoding NUDIX hydrolase has protein sequence MTISYDEALRERIRAHVACHQRRTVTDPSKRHAAVAVVLVDSEVGEDRVDPAPVDEWIGGRPMPEANLDGRMVDVSGGAAFLLCRRAIRLSSHSAQWALPGGRLDRGETAVDAALRELDEEVGIALPGSAVLGLLDDYPTRSGYVITPVVIWGGGRLDPRPAPEEVVAVYRVGLHQLQRDDSPRFVSIPESPRPVVQIPLGNDLIHAPTGAVLLQLRWLGLEGRHDPVDELEQPVFAWK, from the coding sequence GTGACGATCAGCTACGACGAGGCGCTGCGGGAGCGGATTCGCGCGCACGTGGCCTGTCACCAGCGCCGAACCGTGACCGATCCGAGCAAGCGGCACGCGGCCGTCGCGGTGGTGCTGGTCGACTCCGAGGTCGGCGAGGACCGGGTTGATCCGGCGCCGGTCGACGAGTGGATCGGTGGGCGGCCGATGCCCGAGGCCAACCTCGACGGCCGCATGGTCGACGTGTCGGGCGGTGCCGCTTTCCTGTTGTGCCGCAGGGCTATTCGGCTGTCTTCTCATTCTGCGCAGTGGGCCCTGCCGGGTGGCCGCCTCGACCGCGGCGAAACGGCGGTCGACGCCGCGCTGCGGGAGCTGGACGAGGAGGTGGGCATCGCGCTGCCCGGGTCGGCCGTGCTGGGGCTGCTCGACGACTACCCGACGCGGTCGGGCTACGTCATCACCCCGGTGGTGATCTGGGGCGGCGGCCGGCTCGACCCGCGACCGGCGCCCGAGGAGGTGGTCGCGGTCTACCGGGTGGGGCTGCACCAGCTGCAACGCGACGACTCGCCGCGCTTCGTCTCCATCCCCGAAAGCCCGCGCCCTGTCGTGCAGATCCCGTTGGGCAACGACCTGATCCACGCGCCCACGGGCGCGGTGCTGCTGCAACTGCGGTGGCTGGGCCTGGAGGGGCGGCACGACCCGGTCGACGAGCTCGAACAACCGGTGTTCGCCTGGAAGTAG
- a CDS encoding acyl-CoA thioesterase has product MTYRSPSLADVIATLRVDRTGERHYVAAQLDNPAHHIVGGHIAGQALMAAGLTAPGRMPHSVHVYYVRAGDARLPVDLHVDVARDGGTLSTRQVTARQDGQILLEALASFSAPVESFDYQQPMPGVPDPDTLVPVQEQLAEYADELGGHWVREQPFELRYVDAPPRLAIEAPVPSPRIRMWWRPTEPVPDDEMLHCCLLTYLSGTTMLETALAMRRATPPTTFNALIDHALWFHRPIDLSDWVLSDQVSPSGVAGRGLATSTMYNRAGQLVCIATQELYFGRGKG; this is encoded by the coding sequence GTGACCTACCGTTCGCCGTCCCTCGCCGACGTCATCGCCACGCTGCGGGTCGACCGCACGGGCGAGCGGCACTACGTCGCCGCCCAGCTCGACAACCCGGCGCACCACATCGTCGGCGGCCACATCGCCGGGCAGGCGCTGATGGCGGCCGGGCTGACCGCGCCGGGCCGCATGCCCCACAGCGTCCACGTCTACTACGTGCGTGCCGGGGATGCCCGGCTGCCGGTCGACCTGCACGTCGACGTCGCACGCGACGGGGGCACGCTCTCGACCCGGCAGGTCACGGCGCGTCAGGACGGCCAGATCCTGTTGGAGGCGCTCGCGTCGTTCAGCGCGCCGGTCGAGTCGTTCGACTACCAGCAGCCCATGCCCGGGGTGCCCGACCCGGACACGCTGGTGCCCGTGCAGGAGCAGCTGGCCGAATATGCCGACGAGCTGGGCGGGCACTGGGTCAGGGAGCAGCCGTTCGAGCTGCGCTACGTCGACGCGCCACCGCGGCTCGCTATCGAGGCGCCGGTACCCTCGCCGCGCATCCGCATGTGGTGGCGGCCAACCGAACCCGTGCCGGACGACGAGATGCTGCACTGCTGCCTGCTGACCTACCTGTCGGGCACGACGATGCTCGAGACCGCGCTCGCGATGCGGCGGGCCACCCCGCCGACTACGTTCAACGCGTTGATCGACCACGCGCTGTGGTTTCACCGGCCGATCGACCTGTCCGATTGGGTGCTCTCCGATCAGGTTTCGCCGAGCGGCGTCGCGGGACGCGGGCTTGCGACGTCGACCATGTACAACCGCGCCGGCCAGCTGGTCTGCATCGCCACCCAGGAGCTCTACTTCGGCCGGGGCAAGGGCTGA
- a CDS encoding GtrA family protein — protein MQSDVNVGRLPLVERFHGGCEAFVARLPLGLSSIVAPTFVGYCLINGLSFGADLSLLTGLHSGLGVPVPVAVTLAYVCAFALGYALNRSANFRSHAPVGPQIAVYAAVVVVNYLAFILGVTSLLAAVGVQYQLSRLVAGTCEAAYMYCAMRWIVFRR, from the coding sequence GTGCAATCCGACGTGAATGTCGGCCGGCTGCCCCTGGTCGAGCGATTCCACGGCGGGTGTGAGGCGTTCGTCGCGCGCCTCCCGTTGGGGCTCAGCTCGATCGTTGCGCCGACGTTCGTCGGGTACTGCCTGATCAACGGTCTGAGCTTCGGCGCGGATCTCTCGCTGCTCACCGGACTGCACAGCGGGCTCGGCGTTCCGGTACCGGTCGCCGTCACGCTCGCCTACGTGTGCGCCTTCGCCCTCGGCTATGCGCTCAACCGCAGCGCCAACTTCCGGTCCCACGCGCCCGTCGGGCCGCAGATCGCGGTGTATGCCGCGGTGGTCGTCGTAAACTATCTGGCGTTCATCCTCGGGGTCACCAGCCTGCTGGCGGCCGTCGGCGTGCAGTACCAGCTGTCGCGGCTGGTGGCGGGGACCTGCGAGGCGGCCTACATGTACTGTGCGATGCGATGGATCGTGTTCCGCCGCTGA
- a CDS encoding fused (3R)-hydroxyacyl-ACP dehydratase subunits HadA/HadB, producing the protein MTATTEASVLESRVGHYYQMDGTYLVGREKVREYARAVQDYHPAHWDVAAAADLGYAGLVAPLTFTSVPGMACNRRMFESVVVGYDTYMQTEEVFEQHRPIVDGDELHVDVELTSVRRFAGRDLITVTNTFTDTAGERVHTLHTTVVGVTAEDVDPAVKLAAPKIMMHDVDLVAIGNSSVAYEKTVRPEGEVRIAEAGTARTPGTRSFDELKVGDELPVRHARLSRGDLVNYSGVAGDANPIHWDEGIAKLAGLPDVIAHGMLTMGLGAGFASAWSGDPGAVTRYAVRLSQPAIVSAAEGADIEFSGRIKSLDPETRSGVIIVAAKSGGRKIFGLATLNVRFS; encoded by the coding sequence ATGACCGCAACAACCGAAGCGTCGGTGCTGGAATCCCGGGTCGGCCACTACTACCAGATGGACGGCACCTACCTGGTCGGCCGCGAAAAGGTGCGCGAGTACGCCCGCGCCGTACAGGACTACCACCCCGCGCACTGGGATGTCGCCGCCGCCGCCGACCTGGGGTATGCGGGTCTGGTGGCGCCGCTGACGTTCACCTCGGTGCCGGGCATGGCCTGTAATCGCCGCATGTTCGAGTCGGTGGTCGTCGGTTACGACACCTACATGCAGACCGAAGAGGTCTTCGAGCAGCACCGCCCGATCGTGGACGGTGACGAACTGCACGTCGACGTCGAACTGACGTCGGTGCGCCGCTTCGCCGGCCGAGACCTGATCACCGTCACCAACACCTTCACCGACACCGCCGGCGAGCGGGTGCACACCCTGCACACCACCGTCGTCGGTGTCACCGCCGAGGACGTCGACCCGGCGGTCAAATTGGCCGCGCCGAAGATCATGATGCATGACGTGGACCTCGTGGCGATCGGCAACTCCAGCGTCGCATACGAGAAGACGGTCCGTCCCGAAGGCGAGGTCCGGATCGCCGAGGCGGGCACTGCCCGCACGCCGGGGACGCGGTCCTTCGACGAACTCAAGGTCGGAGACGAGCTGCCGGTGCGGCATGCCCGGCTGTCCCGCGGAGACCTGGTCAACTATTCCGGCGTGGCCGGCGACGCCAACCCCATTCACTGGGACGAGGGCATCGCGAAGCTGGCCGGGCTGCCCGACGTGATCGCCCACGGGATGCTCACCATGGGCTTGGGCGCCGGCTTCGCCTCCGCGTGGTCGGGCGACCCCGGCGCGGTCACCCGCTACGCGGTCCGGCTGTCCCAGCCCGCGATCGTGTCCGCCGCCGAGGGTGCGGACATCGAATTCAGCGGCCGGATCAAGTCGCTGGACCCCGAGACCCGCTCCGGTGTGATCATCGTCGCCGCGAAGTCCGGCGGCCGAAAGATCTTCGGCCTGGCGACGTTGAACGTCCGCTTTTCCTGA